ccgtgactgtgggtttcgaagtaaccatttagcccacattctctgcatgtaacccctctgactaaggttgcttgagtagtagcattccaacagagccatgtcaTCGCATCTCGCACATCACcgctttttcatcaaggtgctcttgTTCCCAagtacctgacgcagaccttgtttggccggcatgttattcattttattgtctctcatcattgtatgaggtaggcattagcgtgaaggatcttgcccaaggacccacactgaatggtgttatgtgctcatttttatactgtatatatacacacacatatatatatatatatatatatatatatatatattcgtgATTAATATTCCCCATAACACTGCACttctacaccactgcaaacatATTGTTCATACCTCTCTCTGACAGATTGTGATTGTCTAAGGATAGCTGCCATATCAATGCTGCCTCGACATTTAACAATATTTAAAACGTAACAGAGCATGTGATTTATGATTGTTCGTTTGGATAGGAGAGTGCGCACTTGCAATATTTCCTTTTGTTCCCGAACTTTTCACCATGATCTCCCCTCATTTCGGGAGAAAAGTCTGGAATCATTTTGCTCCCCTCTGTGATGTGGGAAAGCAGGCCCAtagacgcaaacacacacacccacacacacacacagaatggtCTCTTTGGATCCCCAGGTACTCTGCGGAAGGCCTAAAGGcaacacacatgcgcacgcctgcacgcccccccaccaccacacacacacacacacacacacatgctaaaGTTGCGGTGAAATGCACACACGTGCATTTGCACCTGGCCATGTGCATTGGCTCGCCATGTTACAAACGACATGTTTACTCCAAATGTTACTGCCTTGGTAGTTAGTGAGGGGAGAGCATGGAGGAAGTCTGGGATGGCGCCAGTGTGTGAGGAAGAGGAATGCATCAGAGAGAGCAAGTAAACATAGCGTGAACATTCTCACTCTTTGACACACAGGCAAAAGTCTTCAGTGCCCTTGCAGGATGCCGAGCGATTCGTTTGGGAAATTCATCAACATCGCTCCTAAACCCAAAGGTAAATTTACGGTCTTCTTCCCATGTCCATCTGTGCTCCACACAGAACGCGCACATTGAAACTGTGCCTGTCTAACCGGTGTCTGCTTACATTTGCCAGAGCGTCATGAAATGGGAATGACTCAACAACACTTTCCTCTTTGCTCGACTTTTGGCTCGCGCTGTGCTTTTTACATTGTGGGAGTGTCACTTGCACAACTTGACACTACGCACGTGCTTATGCGGACAAACCTCCTGATGATGCAAACCTCtcgaacattttgttttgaaaagtttACCTGAGAGAGGCTCTCCCTGCATTTCTGTGTAAACGCTGCATTAGAAACATGGCAGtactgaaataaaatataacagccgtgtatatatatatatatatatatatatatatatatatataatacacactagctggttcgccgccctccgggcggctcatcagctagttcctgcggaaggctggtaaggtgggcgttcggcccacaaaagtgttgttgcttggttcaactttttgttcatcttcattgcttattgcgaaaataaagagatgtttagctctactaaataactaacaatttcattgcaatgcttgtgggtagacaacattttttcgctaagatgcccgcgcgatcgtagtgagccactgcctgagcggcgcagtggcggcgcggtgaagtaggtacgttttgaaaagggacagacggaaggacagaccgcgtgcgggacgacgcgcaatatatatatatatatagatagagagagagcgagagagaatttCACATTGGCAAGAACATTTCATGGCTATTTCGAAAAATCAAAGGCGCACTTAAGCACCTTTGAATATCCATTGAGATATCAATTCCCCCACCGTGTGCAAATAATTCAAAGCCAGAATttggttggttagttagttTGTGTTTCAATGGAGAAAACACCCCtgtatgtataaaaataaataaatacatctataAATTGTTGTGTTGAAATTGGTGGTATTggagaaaaaggaagaaacaaTCAAAATTTGGTGGACTGTTATTTTTCACTGTTGCGCAATGGCACCTGAAACTGTGGCGAGACAGAATCAGCATATTAGTAATGTGCATTAGCACCATCTACAGGACCCGAGTGGAACAGTATCGTGCCAATGCAGGCAATGCTGAAATTGTTCCATCAGGCCAGTCAGGCTGATGTTTTTGGGTAGTTTGATTTGGCCTtggaggtcttttttttgtttaactttgttTTGTACTCAGTGTATTCTGTGTGGCTGACAACGTCAATACCATTGCAAGTGGGACATTTGCATGAACCACTGCAAAATTGTTTGTGTCAGGCTTTAAATAACGACAACCACGCAAAATGATCTGTCAGAGCCATGCAGCCATGTGACAAACTCGGAATCAGAATTGCAATCCAACAAAGCAATGCTTTACTTCCCATGCAGGCTTACACCGATGCCAGCAAGTCGGCATGGGTGTGCTGTACTGTTTGCCGGTGCTCTCATGTATTTTGGCGGTGGCTTCTTCAACCACTTTGGCTGACATGGACTATGGCGGCGTTCCCTTGTGGATCGACCGCTTGCTGGGCGAGCCCAGTGTGCTGAGCCTGCGGGGCCGCTTAGACGCAGCTTGGTACCGAGCCACCAACCCTCAGGCCTGCCCGCAACGGTGTGACTGCCCCATTCAGTGGCCCACGGCGCTTTATTGTGACCACAGAAGCCTGGAAGATCTCCCGGAGCTCCTCCCGGCCCGAACGCAGTACCTGTTCCTGCAGGTAGGAAAATCCTTGCAAAGGTAACCTTCTATTTTATATTTCCGTCCTTCATATTTCCATTACCTCCTCTACAGAGAAACAACATCTCCTCCCTCACCGCCTCGTTTCTGGCAAACATCACCGGACTACACTGGCTCATTCTGGACCACAaccttttgaaaaattaccagcTGGACCAGGGTATCCTACGAAACCAGAGCCAACTGGTTTATCTTTTCGCCAACCACAACCAGCTGAGCTCAGTGCCCCGTATTCTGCCAGATGGTCTCAAGCAGCTACGACTGGCCCATAACCAAATCAGCAGCATCGGGCCCGAGGCTCTCAAGAACCTGAAGCACTTGACCCTGCTGCTTCTGCAGGGAAACATATTAAAAACCATCAAAGAAGGAGAGCTCCGAGGTAGAAGCGTCTTCCTCAAACTGTCAATTGATGTTTCTAGTAGTTTGGTTCACTTCAGACAACGGCAGGTTCAAAATATCAGAAAGACCCCTTAGAATATGTTTgtgtggttctgtttgtgaacaACAGGTAGAACcacacagtgccacctgttggtcacaaacagaaccagcCTAACAGAATAAGGCAGTGCAATAATACACGGCTGAGCGTGTCAAAATGTCTTTCAGGTCTGGTCAATCTGAAGTTGTTGGACCTCAGCGAGAACGCCTTCTTATCGGTCCCCAGACATCTACCAACCTCATTGCAGCAGCTCTATTTGTCCAACAACTCCTTGTCGGGGCTCGATGAGCACGTTTTCCAGGGACTCGTCCACCTCAAGCACCTTCGCTTGAGCCACTCTTTCCTGAAAAGTGGCAACGTACACCCACAGGCCTTCAACCTCTCGACCCTGGTGGAACTGGACTTGTCCTACAACAAATTGACAAGCATCCCCATGGTGCCCACCACCCTGCAGCACTTCTACCTGGAAGCCAATGAGATACAAGGTGAGGTGTAGGGACCTTGAAATACTGCCGGCAATAACACTTGCACGCACAAAGTACAGCTTCATTGATGTACTTTGCTCCTGTTTATGGTTGTATTGGCAGTATTTTCGGTTTGCAGAGATATTAATTCTGACGAAGATGGGGAGAGTTAGGGGAGGGAATGTTGTATGATGAAGGAAAAAGTAGCTTTGCAAAAGAAAAGGGAGTTTGGTATGAAAACATCTGTGATGGTTTTAGACTCAAGGAAATAGTGCCAGATGAGCGAGAAGCACATGCTGTTCTACTTTCTCTTCTCCTCTTTCTCAATCTGCTCTCCATCACTGCTAGCCATTGCGGACTGGATTTCAAGTACAGTACCGAGTGATCACACAAGGAAGCCTTTTGTCACTGAAGTCATTTGGAGCTCAAAGACGGCGGTGTGAAAAGTATCGGCTTGTGTCCTTAAGCGGGGCAGACAAACCGACAAAAAACACTTCCATGATGACACACACCTTGGTGGTTTGCTAACAAAGCCGCCATTGGCGGCCCCGAAGCTGCCGGTCTGGGCCGAGAGCCGCGCTCTGACTGAAAGCGCTGCGGTTTTCACTGCCTCCGTTTTAACCACAGCACCTGTGAGGTGTAGTAGAAAACCCAGACTGGGTGAGAGGAAACGTGGTCCGAGTTCTTCTAATGAATACAGCATGGCATGAAACCAAAGGCTGTCACACTGTCACAATGCAGTTGATCATTTCCTAACAATGTGTTCCCTTTAGAGTTCAACGTGACGAGTTTCTGCAGAGAAGTTGGACCTCTGACCTATTCGCGGCTGAAGACCTTGCGACTGGATGGCAACAAGGTGTCCTACCGGCATCTCCCCTCCGACTGGGTCTACTGTCTGAGAGTGATACAAAGTATTTACATTTGAGCGTGAAGAACAGAAAAGGAAATAAACTGCTCCGTTCAGTCCTTAACCTGGCTCTGCAACATGTTATTTTGGCCTCCTGTCCTGACACCAAGTGTGACGTGCCGTCTTAAGTCTGTCTGAACGGAATAGAACATGTCGTGGTGTAATAGAGATCTCAATCTTGGCGCCGTGACATTTGAGGATGGCAAAACTCGGTAGCGCTCTCGGGGGAGACTGACTCATTCGGTTGGGCCAAAAGCCACGAGCGGCAGCGCAAAAGAGGTGAACGTCATCTGCAAATGCTGCCAACTGACTCGGGTATTCCTCACATCTCATCTCATAGGTGCATAAACACAAGAgaccggcaacagaaaagtCAAGTATTCACAGTGTTGTACAAAAAACTAAGCAACCTGTTCTCAGGTTCTCTACTGCCTCGATTTGCTTTTCAAGTTTGCCCATGAGCACCTATTCCACACTCTTATTTCATGACAGCCATTGTTGCAGCGCTTGTGATTAAATCTACTACCGCAGTGATGGGGAAACACAGGCTTCTCATATAATTGCGTACAGCCCTCTTAAAGTTTCCCAGAGTGTCGTTACTTTTGGATGGTACCTGTATTGCATCACAAATGGTCCAGTAGTACATTCACGTGGGGGGATGGAAAACCGTGGTCTGTGTTGCAATCTGTGAGCCGAATCTCAAACATGAATCATCTAATGACTGAAGTGCTCGCCACTTGAAGTTTGCAGTGGAGAGCCTCAGATGGAGGcagaaaattactttttttgacAATAGCTCACGTGACACCAAGTGGAGGTTTACTCCTAAGTGATGAATTTGGATAAGGGTCATTCATGGcagcaaaaagagagagaacaaaTTCATATGGAATTGGTTATTCGCAATCAAGCCTggccagtccagggtgttgTCTGCCTTTTCCTGGAAGtcttctgggataggctccatcacagGCCGTCACCCGGATCAGGACCGGtggagcagaaaatggatggacgcatGGCATCAAGGCCTctttcaaataaaaaacaaatatcggATCTACGCCAATGTGACTGCAGTGTAGGTGGACACAAATGATGCACTGATCAAAATGTGCACCTTGAATGGTGTAATTATTTGGGGAGATGCACAGACTTTAAGGGAAAAATAGAGTTGCACCAAAGTTCAAATCAAAcgccatcaatattttcagtaGTACCGGAATATTTCCGATGATGTGATTATGTACCCTATAAACATAATGACCGGTTTCGTGTCTGCGTCTTACCGCAGCATGACTAAAAGTCACATCCGTATTTTCTAGGTGACACCATGTCCTCTAATAAGCATTGCAAAGTGCTTGTGATGGTCTGAGCAGACTGTCGTGGTCTGAGGCCTAGTTCTGCATGAGGTACTTGTCTCATTCTGAACTGGATTTATCCTCTTGATTACATGACACCAAAGGATGTTGACGGAAACTCAAccactgctaaaaaaaaaaacgtttggaaGAGTTATATGACTAGTGTTGCATTGTGTGGCTGTCAAGCCTTCCACATTAAAAGTACATCATGTCAATTCCactaaaacaaagaaacaaatgtgAGCATTTAGATGTTAATAACGCCATTTCAAAAGAGCTGGGAGGTGGTCCAACTTTTTCGCCCACAgggtttttttaagataagatatcctttattcgtcccacactggggaaatttacaaactcTCCGTTTATGATGTTTTTATGCATTATATCGGTAACCTGGAATGACCCGATGACACAGTACAAATCCCTGGCTCCACCTTGCGCTGTTAAATCCATCACACACTTTGCTCGGATAACAGAATAGGAGGGGACGGGGGGAGGGGTGATGTGGCGGGAGTGAAAGGTGTGACTTATATTCTCTTCAGATAAGTGCAAAAGGCCTGCCTCAAAGACTCGTTGTCATGGCAATGACCTATTCGGACTTTTAAAAACGTAATACCGTCATTAGCTGCATTCAAAACAATCCGCTTGCAGGGAAGCTCCTGCGGTGTCAGAACAACAGCAAGTCTCGATTGGTCGCTCGGGAGCCTCATGTCTAACATACAGTACAAACCCGTGTCAGTCAGCTTAGACTTGACCAGAAACTAAGACAAAGCTCTTTTGTTCATAAGCAGTTATATTAACACTGTTAATGTTTCCAGATGCTTCTTAGTCGCTCCTGGATATGGTTCTGGGAAACGGTGGCAAATTTTAGCGAGCTAAGCAACTTTCAATACTGTTGTGGTAATGTTACGTTTTATCGAGCGAAAGGGACACACAGAAAGTGACTGgccacatcaaaaaaaaaaaaaaggccttagaAGTTTAGGAATTGAGTAGTAAATTGAGTAATTCGACCACCCAAAAGTTTCAAGTGTCAACTATATGCCCAACAAGAGAATCGCAAAAATCGCATttggcagcaaaaaaaaccccttttCCATCAAAGCCAACTTTTCAGGTTTGTCTGTCTACATTTAACTTGTGATCATGGATTCCAAATGTACTCGGTCAACATTTGTTGACCGACTGTTATTCGTGTGGAACACCttattattttcaccttacatAACTTTAAAAGTTAAAACAGATGGCAAGTTCAGAGACTTGTTGAACATTAGCAAGCaagtgttgacttttttttttttcctctggaagAAAGATTTTCTTGACTTTTAACATTCCTTCTCAAATCACCAACATTATTATTGGACtgtttgcatatgtgcgtgtgtgtgtgtgcgtgtgtgtgtgttaccttcCAGTCATAAAATCAGGTagctttttttctcccatgACTTGCACGGCTGTTGAAAATTTGAATCAACAGGGGATTTAAAGATTGAGCTTCAGATATTTTCTCTTCAGTAATGATTTCGACATAGAAACATGTTAAATAAACCTGCCTACCGACTTACAccaggaaaaataataataataaagttgaCTGATTGATCCACTCTTCACCCAGACGATTTTAGAGTTCAAGACGAGTTCAAATGTGCCCATGGACTGTATGTATACAGGTAAGTATTCTCTCTTAAGGAATCATGTTTCCGTTGTCCAATCTTTCcttataacagaatttccttttaaGGGAAACGACTATGTCCTTTATGATCATGCAAGTATGCTAACAAAGTACATGTGTAACAGCACAAGCAATAAAATGCTAAAATACAtgttccaaaaactgtttataacacaaaaaaacgcaacatacagtacaggcatagaACAAGACGCGTCACAATATTAGGACTATTTGCGACAAAATGAGACTAGTAACAGACCTGGTGGCTTTTATTTCCCCACCCACTCACCGTCTCGAACTTTACCTGGCCTCGATCACCACACGAcacagcattgctcagctgatgtcgtgtgACGAACTTCTGAAGGCAGCCACAGGGACCACGTTCATagttagcgctatggaactcgccttctctctactTAGCGGTCCGGTTAGCGGAAGGTTTTTAGCACGATAACAGGTAAAGCATTCCAGGAGACGTTCGTTTACTCGACTGTCAgtcgagccgcaagcaatttactctgagcggctaatcggatgcattccccTCACTCTTGCACGGTCATTACTgagtttggatgccatgatctaatGGACGTAAATGGAAATCGTTCGTGATTCCAATCAAACAATAGAATCACTTACACGTCGCCTTTTTTGATCCAATGAGAGTAAATAGCATTGCGGACGCAGTTATTCCGTAATATCGAGCGGGACTGAGTTTGCGCTACTgcgagcttccgtatggcttccggG
The DNA window shown above is from Hippocampus zosterae strain Florida chromosome 9, ASM2543408v3, whole genome shotgun sequence and carries:
- the zgc:113307 gene encoding lumican, coding for MPSDSFGKFINIAPKPKGLHRCQQVGMGVLYCLPVLSCILAVASSTTLADMDYGGVPLWIDRLLGEPSVLSLRGRLDAAWYRATNPQACPQRCDCPIQWPTALYCDHRSLEDLPELLPARTQYLFLQRNNISSLTASFLANITGLHWLILDHNLLKNYQLDQGILRNQSQLVYLFANHNQLSSVPRILPDGLKQLRLAHNQISSIGPEALKNLKHLTLLLLQGNILKTIKEGELRGLVNLKLLDLSENAFLSVPRHLPTSLQQLYLSNNSLSGLDEHVFQGLVHLKHLRLSHSFLKSGNVHPQAFNLSTLVELDLSYNKLTSIPMVPTTLQHFYLEANEIQEFNVTSFCREVGPLTYSRLKTLRLDGNKVSYRHLPSDWVYCLRVIQSIYI